A single Tenacibaculum sp. 190524A02b DNA region contains:
- a CDS encoding sensor histidine kinase, producing the protein MEQEGRVLIVTTVIIVLVVVFLVILFTVFQRRKNKLLLEREEIKKSFEKEIAETQIEIREETLRNISWELHDNIGQLLTLAKIQLQHATPESLEDITETIGKSLNEIRALSKLINPEFINNIKFVDALQLEIERFNRLNYIEASLKIVGEKREVNQKHGIIMFRVLQEFFSNTIKHSKATSLEVLLEFKDNKLNIKAKDNGVGFDVNKVSLNGIGLKNIKARIKLIKAEAELKSEEKKGTTLTINYYF; encoded by the coding sequence ATGGAGCAAGAAGGAAGAGTATTAATTGTAACAACAGTAATAATTGTTTTAGTTGTCGTATTTCTAGTAATATTATTTACGGTTTTTCAACGACGTAAAAACAAATTATTATTAGAAAGGGAAGAGATTAAAAAAAGTTTTGAAAAAGAAATAGCAGAAACACAAATAGAAATCCGTGAGGAAACCTTACGGAATATTAGTTGGGAATTGCATGATAATATTGGGCAACTCTTAACCTTAGCAAAAATACAATTGCAACATGCTACTCCAGAAAGCTTAGAAGACATCACAGAAACTATAGGGAAAAGTTTAAATGAAATCCGGGCTTTATCTAAGCTAATCAATCCAGAGTTTATTAATAATATAAAGTTTGTAGATGCTTTACAGTTAGAAATTGAACGATTTAATAGACTTAATTATATCGAGGCGAGCTTAAAAATAGTTGGAGAGAAAAGAGAAGTGAATCAAAAACATGGAATTATTATGTTTAGAGTGTTGCAAGAATTTTTTTCAAACACAATAAAACATTCTAAAGCAACTAGTTTGGAAGTGTTATTGGAGTTTAAGGATAACAAGTTGAATATTAAAGCAAAAGATAATGGTGTAGGGTTTGATGTTAATAAAGTATCATTAAATGGAATTGGTTTAAAAAACATAAAAGCAAGAATAAAATTGATAAAAGCAGAGGCTGAGTTAAAATCCGAAGAAAAAAAAGGTACAACATTAACAATTAATTACTATTTTTAA
- a CDS encoding undecaprenyl-diphosphate phosphatase — MDVLEAIILGIIQGLTEFLPVSSSGHLELAKAIFGDTSVPEESLTFTVVLHAATALSTLVIFRKEVADIFKGLFQFKWNEQTKFSLKIVLSMIPAVIIGLAFEEQLESFFGGKILLVGVMLLVTAALLLLADKAKNTNKNVSFSNSVIIGISQAIAMLPGISRSGATISTSVLLGVDRTKAARFSFLMVVPLIFGKVAKDILGGDINFQSSEILPLSAGFIAAFVSGLLACNWMIALVKKSKLSYFSIYCAIVGCIAIAYSLFS, encoded by the coding sequence ATGGATGTATTAGAAGCTATAATCCTTGGTATTATTCAAGGTTTAACTGAATTTTTACCGGTTTCTTCAAGTGGTCATTTAGAATTAGCCAAAGCTATATTTGGTGATACTTCTGTACCTGAAGAGAGCTTAACCTTTACTGTAGTTTTACACGCTGCAACCGCATTAAGTACTTTAGTTATTTTTAGAAAAGAGGTTGCTGATATTTTTAAAGGTTTGTTTCAGTTTAAATGGAACGAACAAACAAAATTCTCTTTAAAAATTGTGCTTTCCATGATTCCTGCTGTTATTATAGGTTTGGCTTTTGAAGAGCAACTAGAAAGTTTTTTTGGTGGTAAAATATTACTGGTTGGTGTTATGTTATTAGTTACTGCTGCTTTGTTATTATTAGCAGACAAAGCTAAAAACACCAACAAGAATGTCTCTTTTTCTAACTCGGTAATTATTGGTATTTCACAAGCTATTGCAATGCTTCCTGGTATTTCTAGGTCTGGAGCTACTATTTCTACCTCTGTTTTATTGGGAGTTGATAGGACCAAAGCAGCTCGTTTTTCTTTTTTAATGGTAGTGCCATTAATTTTTGGAAAGGTAGCGAAAGATATTTTAGGTGGAGATATTAATTTTCAAAGCTCTGAAATCTTGCCTTTATCGGCTGGTTTTATTGCGGCTTTTGTTTCTGGATTATTAGCTTGTAATTGGATGATTGCTTTAGTTAAGAAAAGTAAGCTATCTTATTTTTCTATTTACTGTGCTATTGTTGGTTGTATCGCTATTGCTTATTCTTTATTTTCTTAA
- a CDS encoding DUF3098 domain-containing protein yields the protein MKDTHKPEQEFLFGKRNYLIMLIGIAVIALGFILMAGGGSDNPNVFNPEIYGWRRIRLAPTLVIIGLGIEIYAILANPKK from the coding sequence ATGAAAGATACTCATAAACCTGAACAAGAATTTTTATTTGGCAAACGTAATTACCTTATTATGCTTATTGGTATTGCTGTTATTGCCCTAGGCTTTATTTTAATGGCTGGTGGCGGTAGCGACAATCCTAATGTTTTTAATCCTGAGATTTATGGGTGGCGTCGTATTCGTTTAGCTCCAACTTTAGTTATTATTGGCCTTGGTATTGAAATTTATGCTATTTTAGCCAACCCAAAAAAATAA
- the mce gene encoding methylmalonyl-CoA epimerase, with the protein MDKIEHIGIAVKDLEKSNKLFASLFGEAHYKIEEVASEGVKTSFFKSGPNKIELLEATKADSPIAKFIEKKGEGIHHIAFAVDDIVSEIQRLKNEGFTVLNETPKKGADNKLVAFLHPKTTNGVLIELCQEISRQ; encoded by the coding sequence ATGGATAAAATAGAACACATAGGTATTGCTGTTAAAGATTTAGAAAAGTCTAACAAACTATTTGCTTCACTTTTTGGAGAAGCGCATTATAAAATTGAGGAAGTAGCCAGTGAAGGTGTAAAAACTTCTTTTTTTAAATCAGGACCAAACAAAATAGAATTACTTGAAGCTACAAAAGCGGATAGTCCTATTGCAAAGTTTATAGAGAAAAAGGGAGAAGGTATTCATCATATTGCTTTTGCTGTAGATGATATTGTTTCTGAAATTCAGCGTTTGAAAAATGAAGGTTTTACTGTTTTGAATGAAACACCTAAAAAAGGTGCTGATAATAAGTTAGTGGCTTTTTTACACCCTAAAACTACCAATGGAGTGCTAATTGAATTATGCCAAGAAATAAGTAGGCAGTAA
- a CDS encoding Ig-like domain-containing protein, whose protein sequence is MKKKVLFFTLFLCFLSLKAQELTATFTVTDESCNLGQITINASGGDGNYVYAFAATGASPTSFSTTNTFQVSAGSYDVYVRDKGGLSGYTEITEVITVNSIPPLAITLSVTQPNCGGYTGNITVAVSGGASPYNYQLDNYMGVVIQPYSTTSSFTGLLEGTYTVSVQDANGCIVTEIVTLTTPAFLTGSAVLAQPYTCTSQGQITFSLPTGGTPPYQYGVNGVYSTSLVKDNLAAGNYDLTVRDANGCEIMLPTITIDPLPAEPNLGYSVDYNCDGTGNITVTPTDVSYTYTLDGGAVQTSNVFNNLSAGTHTVEVDYGGDCTTNITAVVISNNELHGTMVATDVTCNGDSDGTITVETINFSGSYEYSIDGGANWSIATTSPHVIQGLTAGMYDVALRSSETPSCSVFLGSVAINESPVIAVAATLTKEVSCDSGATIEATATGGNGAYEYNIDGGTAWQTSSTFEDIAAGTYQITVKDSNGCFSSSYDITVNPPLNITYTAITTLCYDGTNGEIAVTVTEGNGDYQFSLNGGTWVQPSPLSANTHTFTGLTEGTYTVSVRDSAGCEGITNSYVINPKLEADYTLTNSSCDSGTVVVNAFGGEGNYAYAIVPTGTIVSSADFSNASSFNLTSSGVYDLFVRDNNGVFPYCESIKTIDINNVVEPILLNGAVTVTEFGCASGNVSNEAVVNVDVNDISGGSGSYTRAVFQYNNGTPGDLSDDIIQDGSNFTFSTSNILGGEVAVTVYDSVGCSVSTSATIAPFNEISNLVVTVNKVADCATGEDITVTYSSTSFLTPNFTVTGASTGTLLSNTTGVFSNLMPDTYTIDILNPITGCKISAIHEVLDSSAYQVDINSITGVTCFGDNSGTVVFGFSPNTPYTGSYNYEVFDVFANPIGISGSGQGITTVTGLGAGDFFVAISMIDSPFCNVQSSNFSVESPAIALSASTQTTNASGGTNGSIIINASGGIAPYEYSIDGGITYIANNAFTDLQEGNYNIALRDVNGCVITMDAIITTDVVITDNDGDGVSDMEDLDDDNDGILDTTEAAGQPNPDEDDDNDGVLNFVDPDLAGFVDANADGVNDNYDADLDGKPNHFDLDSDNDNLFDVAETYGTDTNGDGKADDTDGDATNNNGIPSTAGTGIDGLLDTEADGLANHLDNDSDNDGNIDGTDPNPLVATTADDILNVKVGESGIVNVLVNDDFLPGDLVTISKIGGTASGTATFDTVGNLTYTPASNEGGQTVTIAYQVCNNTDTTDVCETATVTITVERNAPGPDVPFTQRIQGGVQVRGNITFAANNILNRDAKKTGELYKNDSGTYYLYTGDDNAEVAYNSDLYVKEGSSYYPLNNGQFYMDYVDVDDADGIAGNDLTFSSSKSTLNVPDNSKIVFAGLYWAGVYPYESWETQGTRTGTVNNIKFKTPEGDYEDIVGDIIYDNGVVGQSPYVCFKDVTNQLTQLTNPNGEYYAANIKAVVGKDEANGLGGSAGWNLVVVYENENESLKSFSIFDGFATVDGVNDANVNFSGFVTLPSGPVRAKLLTASLEGDAYITGDQFQIQNQTGVYLNVSNSLNPVDNYFNSTITKYNQHDVLSTNTLGFDVDVFDVENPNNSIIQNNQTSLDVRFTTSGDVYWPFLAAMAIELEDVTELPNAVNDMAEVDKNGVVVISIFDNDENISVSDVFTIMQPANGQVVINDNGTGDISDDTITYTPDADFVGVDTFAYVISNDKGDTDTATVTVTVNEVSQPLEMDLQITQIQCPGECGEIKVAATGGTGNYTYELQYNGTTIMTGVNDAFTVCNSGSYAVVVSDGTTSLTRYLDIVAPYPVTINSVSVTPSGILPSGTIEVGVIGGSGVYEYQLNNGVFTSSNVFAGLQAGSYVLTVRDSNGCQSATFSVTLNAINIDNAIALINDILEVAFKDALAYQWINADSGDRISGATNRTFKPLTDGRYQVEMTVPKQRITYSGANKVMNIVTTTDKVLSPVVELKNGTLGTDTFSEEVFKIFPNPAETHVVLPSKTIGKVYKVFSLLGDEVERGILNGKKLEVDKLSSGIYLLKVEGYKTIKFVKK, encoded by the coding sequence ATGAAAAAAAAAGTACTATTCTTTACACTTTTTTTATGCTTTTTATCATTAAAAGCGCAAGAACTTACCGCAACATTTACTGTTACGGATGAAAGCTGTAACCTAGGACAAATAACTATCAATGCCTCTGGAGGAGATGGTAATTATGTCTATGCATTTGCAGCTACAGGAGCGAGTCCCACTTCATTTTCAACAACGAATACATTTCAGGTTTCTGCAGGAAGTTACGATGTATATGTTAGAGATAAAGGAGGGCTTTCTGGTTATACTGAGATTACAGAAGTAATAACAGTAAACAGCATACCACCATTGGCAATTACTTTGTCAGTTACACAACCCAATTGTGGTGGCTATACTGGTAATATAACGGTTGCAGTTTCTGGAGGAGCAAGTCCGTATAATTATCAACTTGATAATTATATGGGAGTCGTAATACAACCATATTCTACCACAAGTTCTTTTACAGGATTATTAGAAGGAACATATACCGTATCTGTACAAGATGCTAATGGATGCATTGTCACAGAAATAGTAACTTTAACGACTCCAGCTTTTTTAACAGGTTCAGCTGTTTTAGCACAGCCCTATACTTGTACAAGCCAAGGACAAATTACATTTTCCTTACCAACCGGAGGAACACCTCCGTATCAATATGGAGTAAATGGAGTGTATTCAACTAGTTTAGTAAAAGATAACTTAGCAGCTGGTAATTATGATTTAACAGTTAGGGATGCCAATGGTTGTGAAATAATGTTACCAACTATAACGATTGACCCATTACCAGCTGAGCCTAATTTAGGGTATTCTGTGGATTATAATTGTGACGGTACAGGAAATATTACTGTAACTCCAACTGATGTTAGTTATACGTATACGCTAGATGGAGGAGCAGTACAAACTTCCAATGTTTTCAATAATTTATCAGCAGGAACACATACAGTAGAGGTAGATTATGGAGGAGATTGTACTACTAACATAACAGCTGTAGTTATAAGTAACAATGAGCTTCATGGAACAATGGTTGCAACGGATGTTACTTGTAATGGAGATAGTGATGGAACTATTACAGTAGAAACAATTAACTTTTCAGGAAGTTATGAATATTCAATTGACGGAGGTGCTAACTGGAGTATAGCAACTACAAGCCCACATGTGATTCAAGGATTAACAGCAGGTATGTATGATGTTGCTCTTCGTTCATCGGAGACACCGTCTTGTTCAGTTTTTTTAGGTAGCGTTGCTATAAATGAGTCGCCAGTTATTGCTGTTGCTGCAACATTAACAAAGGAAGTAAGTTGTGATTCTGGAGCAACTATTGAAGCAACGGCAACAGGAGGTAATGGTGCTTATGAATACAACATTGATGGAGGAACTGCTTGGCAGACTTCTTCAACTTTTGAAGATATTGCAGCAGGAACATATCAAATTACAGTAAAAGATAGTAATGGGTGCTTCTCTTCGAGTTACGATATTACAGTTAACCCACCACTAAATATAACATATACAGCAATTACAACTTTATGTTATGATGGCACAAATGGAGAAATAGCAGTTACAGTTACAGAAGGTAATGGAGATTATCAGTTTAGTTTAAATGGAGGGACTTGGGTACAACCTTCGCCTTTAAGTGCAAATACACATACTTTTACAGGTTTAACAGAGGGAACTTACACTGTAAGTGTTAGAGATAGTGCAGGGTGCGAAGGAATAACCAATAGCTATGTTATTAATCCAAAACTAGAAGCGGATTACACTCTAACAAATAGTAGTTGTGATTCGGGAACTGTTGTAGTAAATGCTTTTGGTGGAGAAGGGAACTATGCTTATGCTATCGTTCCTACAGGAACAATAGTTTCATCAGCAGATTTTTCAAATGCAAGTAGTTTTAACCTTACTTCTTCAGGAGTTTATGACCTCTTTGTTAGAGATAATAATGGTGTGTTCCCTTATTGTGAGTCTATTAAAACAATTGATATTAATAATGTAGTAGAACCAATACTACTTAATGGAGCAGTAACTGTAACCGAGTTTGGATGTGCTTCTGGAAATGTAAGTAATGAAGCAGTTGTAAATGTAGATGTTAACGATATTTCGGGAGGCTCAGGAAGTTACACTAGGGCAGTATTCCAATATAATAACGGTACTCCGGGAGATTTATCAGATGACATTATTCAAGATGGTTCAAATTTTACGTTTTCAACGTCAAATATATTAGGAGGAGAAGTTGCGGTAACAGTTTATGATAGCGTAGGATGTTCAGTAAGTACTAGCGCTACTATTGCACCATTTAATGAGATAAGTAATCTAGTAGTTACTGTAAATAAAGTTGCAGATTGTGCTACAGGAGAAGATATAACAGTGACGTATAGTTCTACAAGTTTTTTAACACCTAACTTTACTGTTACTGGAGCATCAACAGGAACCTTACTAAGTAACACAACAGGAGTTTTTAGTAATCTGATGCCTGATACTTATACTATAGATATACTGAATCCAATTACTGGATGTAAAATAAGTGCAATCCATGAAGTTTTAGATTCTTCAGCTTATCAAGTAGATATAAATTCAATAACAGGTGTAACTTGTTTTGGAGATAACTCAGGAACCGTAGTGTTTGGCTTCAGTCCTAATACACCTTATACAGGGAGTTATAATTATGAGGTTTTTGATGTATTTGCAAACCCCATTGGAATATCAGGTAGTGGACAAGGAATTACAACGGTTACTGGATTAGGTGCGGGTGATTTTTTTGTAGCTATTTCAATGATAGATAGCCCATTTTGTAATGTGCAATCATCTAATTTTAGTGTTGAAAGTCCAGCTATAGCTTTAAGCGCTAGTACTCAAACAACAAATGCTTCAGGTGGAACAAATGGAAGCATAATAATTAATGCAAGTGGAGGAATAGCTCCTTATGAATATAGTATTGATGGAGGAATAACTTATATAGCGAATAATGCCTTTACAGATTTACAAGAAGGGAATTATAATATAGCACTAAGAGATGTAAATGGATGTGTGATAACTATGGATGCTATAATTACAACAGATGTTGTTATTACAGATAATGATGGAGATGGTGTTTCTGATATGGAAGATTTAGACGATGATAACGATGGTATTTTAGATACTACTGAAGCAGCTGGACAACCTAATCCAGATGAAGACGATGATAATGATGGAGTGTTAAATTTTGTAGATCCAGACTTAGCAGGATTTGTGGATGCAAATGCAGATGGAGTAAATGATAATTACGATGCAGATTTAGATGGAAAACCAAACCATTTTGATTTAGATAGTGATAATGACAATTTGTTTGATGTAGCTGAAACTTATGGAACAGATACAAATGGTGATGGAAAAGCAGATGATACAGATGGAGATGCTACTAATAATAATGGAATTCCAAGCACCGCAGGAACTGGAATAGATGGTTTATTAGATACGGAAGCGGATGGTTTAGCTAATCATTTGGATAATGATTCGGATAATGATGGAAATATAGATGGAACAGATCCAAATCCACTAGTGGCAACAACAGCTGATGATATTTTAAATGTAAAAGTTGGAGAAAGTGGAATAGTGAATGTTTTAGTGAATGATGATTTTTTACCTGGAGATTTAGTAACTATTTCTAAAATTGGAGGAACTGCAAGTGGAACAGCTACTTTTGATACTGTAGGGAACTTAACTTATACACCTGCTTCTAATGAAGGAGGACAAACGGTTACTATAGCATATCAAGTATGTAACAATACAGATACAACGGATGTTTGTGAAACTGCTACGGTAACAATTACAGTAGAAAGAAATGCACCAGGACCAGATGTTCCTTTTACACAAAGAATACAAGGAGGGGTACAAGTAAGAGGGAATATAACGTTTGCAGCAAATAATATTTTAAACAGAGATGCTAAAAAAACAGGAGAATTGTATAAAAATGATTCAGGGACTTATTATTTATACACAGGAGATGATAATGCTGAGGTAGCTTATAATTCTGACTTATATGTAAAAGAAGGAAGTTCTTACTATCCTTTAAATAATGGACAGTTTTATATGGATTATGTAGATGTTGATGATGCTGATGGAATAGCAGGAAATGATCTTACTTTTTCTTCATCAAAATCAACATTAAATGTGCCAGATAATTCAAAAATTGTATTTGCAGGCTTGTACTGGGCTGGTGTTTATCCTTATGAGAGTTGGGAAACTCAAGGAACGAGAACTGGTACTGTAAATAATATAAAGTTTAAAACTCCAGAGGGAGATTACGAAGATATAGTAGGAGATATTATTTATGATAATGGTGTAGTAGGACAGTCACCTTATGTTTGTTTTAAGGATGTTACCAATCAGTTAACTCAATTAACAAATCCAAATGGTGAATATTATGCGGCAAATATTAAAGCTGTTGTTGGTAAAGACGAAGCTAATGGTTTAGGAGGTTCTGCAGGTTGGAACTTAGTTGTTGTTTATGAAAATGAAAACGAATCGTTAAAAAGCTTTTCAATTTTTGATGGCTTTGCTACTGTAGATGGAGTTAATGATGCCAACGTTAATTTTTCTGGATTTGTCACATTGCCTTCAGGGCCAGTAAGAGCTAAATTATTAACAGCTTCTTTGGAAGGTGATGCTTATATAACAGGAGATCAGTTTCAGATTCAAAATCAAACTGGTGTGTATTTAAATGTTTCAAATTCATTAAATCCAGTAGATAATTACTTTAATAGTACAATAACTAAATACAATCAGCATGATGTTTTGAGTACGAATACTTTAGGGTTTGATGTAGATGTATTTGATGTTGAAAACCCTAATAATAGTATTATACAAAATAACCAAACCTCTTTGGATGTAAGGTTTACAACATCAGGTGATGTGTACTGGCCGTTTTTAGCAGCAATGGCTATTGAATTAGAGGATGTTACAGAATTACCAAATGCAGTAAATGATATGGCTGAGGTAGATAAAAATGGAGTTGTTGTAATAAGTATTTTTGATAATGATGAAAATATATCTGTATCAGATGTTTTCACTATAATGCAACCTGCAAATGGTCAAGTAGTAATTAATGATAATGGTACAGGAGATATTTCTGATGATACAATTACTTATACACCTGATGCTGATTTTGTTGGAGTTGATACCTTTGCTTACGTAATTAGTAATGATAAAGGAGATACAGATACTGCAACGGTTACAGTAACTGTGAATGAAGTGAGTCAGCCATTAGAAATGGATTTACAGATAACTCAAATTCAATGCCCAGGAGAATGTGGAGAAATAAAAGTTGCAGCTACAGGAGGAACAGGTAATTATACTTATGAATTACAATACAATGGAACGACTATAATGACTGGAGTAAATGATGCATTTACGGTGTGTAATTCAGGTAGCTATGCGGTTGTGGTATCAGATGGAACTACAAGTTTAACTAGGTACTTAGATATTGTTGCACCTTATCCAGTAACTATTAATTCAGTTTCAGTAACCCCGTCAGGAATTCTTCCAAGTGGAACGATAGAAGTAGGAGTTATAGGAGGTTCTGGAGTATATGAATATCAATTGAATAATGGAGTATTTACTTCGTCTAATGTATTTGCTGGTTTACAAGCTGGTTCTTATGTATTAACGGTTAGAGATAGCAACGGTTGTCAATCAGCTACATTTAGCGTAACATTAAATGCAATTAATATTGATAATGCAATAGCATTAATTAATGATATTTTAGAAGTAGCTTTTAAAGACGCATTGGCATATCAATGGATTAATGCGGATTCTGGCGATAGAATCTCAGGTGCAACGAATAGAACTTTTAAACCATTAACAGACGGGAGATATCAAGTTGAAATGACCGTACCTAAGCAAAGAATAACCTATTCAGGAGCTAATAAGGTTATGAATATTGTAACTACTACAGATAAAGTATTGTCACCAGTTGTAGAACTTAAAAATGGTACGTTAGGAACGGATACATTTTCAGAGGAAGTATTTAAAATATTTCCTAATCCAGCAGAAACTCATGTAGTTTTACCTTCTAAAACAATCGGTAAAGTTTATAAAGTCTTTTCGCTTTTAGGTGATGAAGTAGAAAGAGGAATTTTAAACGGTAAAAAGTTAGAGGTTGATAAACTTTCAAGTGGCATCTATCTTTTAAAAGTAGAGGGATATAAAACAATTAAATTTGTAAAAAAATAA
- a CDS encoding response regulator transcription factor, producing MMKYSVVVVDDHTLLSQAIEGMVNTFDKFKVLYTCKNGQEVSDKFLGSPRNVPDIVLMDVNMPVMNGIETTQWIVENYPQVHVMALSVEDADNTILKMLKAGAVGYLLKDTQKEVLEKALLELMENGFYHTKEVTNLLLDSVSGKNSRSNVSFKENELTFMRLACSELTYKEIADKMFLSPKTIDGYRDSLFTKLNVRNRVGLVMYAIKNKIYTP from the coding sequence ATTATGAAATACTCGGTCGTTGTTGTTGATGATCATACGTTGTTATCACAAGCCATTGAAGGAATGGTAAATACTTTTGATAAATTTAAAGTGTTGTACACTTGTAAAAACGGACAAGAAGTATCGGATAAATTTTTAGGGTCACCCAGAAATGTACCTGATATCGTACTAATGGACGTAAATATGCCAGTCATGAATGGTATTGAAACTACCCAATGGATAGTAGAAAATTACCCACAGGTACATGTAATGGCACTTTCAGTTGAAGATGCAGATAATACCATTTTAAAAATGCTAAAGGCAGGAGCTGTAGGTTACCTATTAAAAGATACTCAAAAAGAAGTTTTAGAAAAAGCATTGTTAGAGCTAATGGAAAATGGCTTTTATCATACAAAAGAAGTAACCAATTTGTTGTTGGATTCTGTATCAGGTAAAAACAGTAGAAGTAACGTGAGTTTTAAAGAGAATGAATTAACGTTTATGCGTTTAGCATGTTCAGAGTTGACGTATAAGGAAATTGCAGATAAAATGTTTTTAAGCCCTAAAACTATTGATGGCTATAGAGATAGTTTATTTACCAAATTAAATGTGAGAAATAGAGTAGGGCTAGTTATGTATGCTATCAAAAATAAAATTTATACACCTTAA
- a CDS encoding cell division protein FtsX, with protein sequence MSTSFDSFQKRRLQSSYVSVVVSIALVLFMIGILGLVLLKSTKVANHFKEKVVMTLFLKDNVTKKQVTDFKATIQKEDFTRNLVYVTKEQAAKAYKKDLGEDFLKFLGDNPLKNGIDIYLNADFVTPEKMQEIEKKYEKNSFVAEVNYDKPLVELLTKNIKRMSFWLLILSGFFGLVAIILINSSIRLAIYSKRFNIKTMQMVGATKRFIRKPFIWQSMRLGLLGAAIALVSLLGLIYYVDKYVPTLELLKDYVALGYVALGVISIAFFITWISTFFATQRFLNLQTNDLYY encoded by the coding sequence ATGTCTACATCTTTTGATTCTTTTCAAAAACGACGCTTACAATCTTCTTACGTTTCTGTAGTAGTAAGTATTGCTTTGGTTCTTTTTATGATTGGTATTCTTGGCTTAGTACTATTAAAGTCAACCAAAGTAGCAAATCATTTTAAAGAAAAAGTAGTTATGACTTTATTTTTAAAAGATAACGTAACTAAAAAGCAAGTAACCGATTTTAAAGCCACTATTCAGAAAGAAGACTTTACCAGAAACTTGGTATACGTTACTAAAGAACAAGCTGCTAAAGCTTACAAAAAGGATTTAGGAGAAGATTTTTTAAAGTTTTTAGGTGACAATCCATTAAAAAATGGTATTGACATATACTTAAATGCCGATTTTGTAACGCCTGAAAAAATGCAGGAAATTGAAAAGAAATACGAAAAAAATAGTTTTGTTGCTGAAGTAAATTATGACAAACCTTTGGTTGAGTTATTAACCAAAAACATTAAACGTATGAGTTTTTGGCTACTGATTTTAAGTGGATTCTTTGGTTTAGTAGCTATCATTTTAATCAACAGCTCAATACGATTAGCAATTTACTCTAAACGTTTCAATATCAAAACCATGCAAATGGTAGGTGCAACCAAACGTTTTATTAGAAAACCTTTTATTTGGCAAAGTATGAGGCTTGGTTTACTAGGTGCAGCTATTGCCTTAGTTAGTTTACTGGGCTTAATTTATTATGTAGACAAATATGTACCTACTTTAGAATTGTTGAAAGATTATGTTGCGTTAGGGTATGTAGCACTAGGAGTTATTTCTATTGCCTTTTTTATAACATGGATTAGTACATTCTTTGCTACACAACGTTTTTTAAACTTACAAACAAACGATTTATATTATTAG
- the truB gene encoding tRNA pseudouridine(55) synthase TruB — protein MTAEDFKNGQVLLIDKPLEWTSFQAVNKLRWHIRKQFNIKKIKVGHAGTLDPLATGLLIICTGKQTKNIETYQGQIKEYTGTFTIGSTTPSYDLETEIDHTFPTEHITEDLLHNTTEKFVGKIQQKPPIFSAIKKDGKRLYELARAGKTTEIKSREVEITAFEITNIDFPKVDFRVVCSKGTYIRSLAHDFGAALSSGAHLSALRRTKIGDFSVENAQSIDGFVSSLTNENHD, from the coding sequence ATGACAGCTGAAGATTTTAAAAACGGACAGGTTTTATTAATTGATAAACCTTTAGAGTGGACTTCTTTCCAAGCGGTTAACAAGTTACGCTGGCACATTCGTAAACAGTTTAATATTAAAAAGATTAAGGTTGGACATGCTGGAACTTTAGATCCTTTGGCTACTGGTTTGTTAATTATCTGTACAGGTAAACAAACTAAAAACATTGAAACCTATCAAGGTCAAATTAAAGAGTATACGGGTACATTTACTATTGGTAGTACAACTCCAAGCTATGATTTAGAGACTGAGATTGACCATACATTTCCTACAGAACATATAACGGAAGATTTACTTCACAATACTACCGAAAAGTTTGTGGGTAAGATTCAACAAAAACCTCCTATTTTTTCTGCTATTAAAAAAGATGGAAAGCGTTTGTATGAATTAGCCAGAGCTGGTAAAACTACTGAAATCAAATCTCGCGAAGTAGAAATTACAGCATTTGAAATTACTAATATTGATTTTCCTAAAGTAGATTTTAGAGTGGTTTGTAGTAAAGGAACTTACATTCGTTCTTTAGCACATGATTTTGGAGCTGCTTTAAGTTCTGGTGCACATTTATCTGCATTAAGGCGCACTAAAATTGGTGATTTTTCTGTTGAAAATGCACAAAGTATTGATGGTTTTGTTTCGTCTTTGACTAATGAGAACCACGATTAG